In the genome of Mycteria americana isolate JAX WOST 10 ecotype Jacksonville Zoo and Gardens chromosome 7, USCA_MyAme_1.0, whole genome shotgun sequence, one region contains:
- the RGS2 gene encoding regulator of G-protein signaling 2 yields the protein MQSALFLALQHDGGRMERGGRRRSEAEEAEKGRMKRTIIKDWKTRLSYFLQNSSNSTKMKSKKAGKHRTYFRPSPEEAQLWSEAFDELLANKYGLAAFRAFLKSEFCEENIEFWLACEDFKKTKSPQKLTSKAKKIYNDFIEKEAPKEINIDFQTKNMIAQNIQEATHTCFSAAQKRVYSLMENNSYPRFLESEFYQELCKKTPITRAAQGT from the exons ATGCAAAGCGCCCTGTTCCTGGCGCTGCAGCACGACGGCGGGCGGAtggagcggggcggccgccggcgcagCGAGGCGGAGGAGGCGGAGAAGGGCAGGATGAAGAGGACGAT CATTAAAGATTGGAAAACGAGACTGAGCTACTTCCTGCAGAACTCTTCCAATTCTACTAAAATGAAATCTAAGAAAGCAGGGAAGCACCGCACCTACTTCAG ACCTTCCCCTGAAGAAGCCCAGCTGTGGTCAGAAGCCTTTGATGAACTTCTTGCTAATAAAT aTGGTCTTGCTGCTTTCCGAGCTTTTCTGAAGTCTGAGTTCTGTGAAGAGAACATTGAGTTCTGGTTGGCCTGTGAGGACTTCAAGAAAACCAAGTCACCCCAGAAGCTGacatcaaaagcaaaaaaaatctacaatGACTTCATTGAAAAGGAGGCTCCCAAAGAG ataaaCATAGACTTCCAAACCAAGAACATGATTGCGCAGAATATTCAAGAAGCCACACATACCTGCTTCAGTGCAGCACAGAAGAGAGTTTACAGCTTAATGGAGAATAACTCATACCCACGGTTTTTGGAATCTGAATTCTATCAGGAGCTGTGCAAGAAGACACCCATCACCAGAGCAGCTCAGGGGACATGA